In Arthrobacter citreus, a single genomic region encodes these proteins:
- a CDS encoding DUF393 domain-containing protein: MGDNPVILFDGECILCNGAVQFIIKHDRKGYFHFAALQSPFGEKLILEHPELSSIDSIILIQNGKIKYESSAALRIAKHLDGWPKLCFVFIMIPKPIRNFFYRLIAKNRYKFFGKNETCMIPSKEIRDRFFLE, from the coding sequence ATGGGCGATAATCCAGTTATACTTTTCGATGGAGAATGTATTTTATGTAATGGAGCTGTTCAATTTATTATTAAACATGACCGTAAAGGTTATTTTCATTTTGCCGCTTTACAATCACCATTTGGAGAAAAACTTATTTTAGAACATCCTGAACTTAGTTCGATTGATTCAATTATTCTAATACAAAATGGAAAAATTAAATATGAATCTTCAGCAGCACTCAGGATTGCAAAACATTTAGACGGTTGGCCAAAATTATGCTTTGTCTTTATAATGATTCCTAAACCAATCCGTAATTTCTTCTATCGACTTATTGCTAAAAATCGCTATAAATTTTTTGGTAAAAATGAAACATGTATGATTCCTTCCAAGGAAATTCGAGATCGGTTTTTTTTAGAATAA
- a CDS encoding VOC family protein yields MQSKIQKISTNLWFDTQAEAAVNYYTSIFKNSKIGRITRYGKERHDPSEMEQGSVMTIQFSLEGLDFVALNGGPHFKFTEAISFIVHCDSQEEIDYYWDKLSKDGDKSSQVCGWLKDQFGVSWQIVPSILPQLLNDPNLEKSERVMKAVLQTKTKINLNELIKAYESDSPSSN; encoded by the coding sequence ATGCAAAGTAAAATTCAAAAAATCTCAACGAATTTATGGTTTGATACACAGGCTGAGGCAGCTGTAAATTATTACACTTCAATTTTTAAGAATTCAAAAATAGGAAGAATTACCCGTTACGGCAAGGAAAGACACGACCCAAGTGAGATGGAACAGGGATCTGTAATGACGATCCAATTTAGTTTAGAAGGTTTAGATTTTGTTGCATTAAATGGAGGTCCACATTTTAAATTTACTGAAGCAATATCTTTCATCGTCCATTGTGATTCTCAAGAAGAGATCGATTATTATTGGGATAAACTTTCAAAAGACGGAGACAAAAGCTCACAAGTATGTGGTTGGTTAAAGGATCAATTCGGCGTTTCATGGCAAATTGTTCCCTCTATTTTACCACAATTATTAAATGACCCTAATCTAGAAAAATCTGAACGCGTGATGAAAGCAGTCCTCCAAACGAAAACTAAAATTAATTTAAATGAATTAATAAAAGCATATGAAAGTGACAGCCCCTCTTCTAATTAG
- a CDS encoding DNA polymerase IV: protein MNQWAPKSGRVILHVDMNSFFASVEIANDPSLKGKPVVVAGNEKERRGIIVTASYEARAFGIRATMPLWEARKKCPEMIVKTPNFEAYRKVSRQIFEKLGAISPKIEVASIDEGYIDITDCDEKLGHPIEIAKMIQSMLLEDLDMPCSIGIAPNKFLAKTASDMKKPLGITVLRKRDVPTILWPRKVGDMHGVGKKTEEKLNEIDIMTIEDLAKSNEKKIQDLLGVNGKSLRNKANGIDDREVDPSRMLSHKTIGQSTTFSFDVFEEPMIVEKFEALSNRVAERLIKKGLVADTVTITLRFSDRKTINRSKTLSTPVQQGDEIFKEAFDLWKRNWNGEALRLIGVTASQLNPKDEVSKQLDLFSFEKDAKQEPLFEALHKLQDKYGEQVISLGRQKKKIDPNNILDILKSTE, encoded by the coding sequence ATGAATCAATGGGCGCCAAAGAGCGGAAGAGTTATTTTACATGTTGATATGAATTCGTTTTTTGCTTCAGTTGAAATAGCAAATGATCCATCATTAAAAGGTAAACCGGTAGTTGTAGCCGGAAATGAAAAAGAGCGCAGGGGTATCATCGTAACTGCAAGCTATGAAGCTCGTGCTTTTGGAATTCGTGCAACAATGCCGTTATGGGAAGCACGAAAAAAATGTCCTGAGATGATTGTGAAAACTCCAAATTTTGAAGCTTACCGAAAGGTCTCAAGGCAAATATTTGAAAAATTAGGTGCAATAAGTCCTAAAATTGAAGTAGCATCAATTGATGAAGGTTATATTGATATAACTGATTGTGATGAGAAGCTAGGTCATCCAATTGAAATAGCTAAAATGATTCAGTCAATGCTGTTAGAAGACCTAGATATGCCATGTAGTATCGGGATTGCTCCAAATAAGTTTTTAGCAAAAACTGCTTCAGATATGAAAAAACCACTTGGAATTACTGTTCTTCGAAAAAGAGATGTTCCTACTATTTTATGGCCCAGAAAAGTAGGAGATATGCATGGCGTTGGTAAGAAAACGGAAGAAAAATTAAATGAAATTGACATTATGACAATAGAAGATTTGGCAAAAAGTAACGAAAAGAAAATACAAGATTTACTAGGCGTAAATGGTAAATCATTAAGAAATAAGGCAAATGGAATAGATGATAGAGAAGTCGATCCTAGTCGTATGCTTTCACATAAGACAATTGGTCAATCAACGACATTTTCATTTGATGTATTTGAAGAACCGATGATTGTAGAGAAGTTTGAAGCACTTTCCAACCGTGTTGCTGAACGTTTAATTAAGAAAGGTTTAGTTGCAGATACAGTAACAATTACTCTTCGTTTCAGTGATCGGAAAACAATTAACCGGAGTAAAACACTCTCTACACCTGTACAACAAGGTGATGAAATATTTAAAGAAGCATTTGACCTTTGGAAAAGAAACTGGAACGGAGAAGCATTACGTTTAATCGGAGTAACTGCATCTCAATTAAATCCGAAAGATGAAGTATCAAAGCAATTGGATCTATTTTCTTTTGAAAAGGATGCAAAACAAGAACCATTATTTGAAGCATTACATAAATTGCAAGATAAATATGGTGAACAAGTTATTAGTTTAGGTAGACAAAAAAAGAAAATTGACCCAAATAATATATTAGATATATTGAAATCTACTGAGTAA
- a CDS encoding N-acetylmuramoyl-L-alanine amidase — MLKLYLDPGHGGTDSGAVGNGLKEKDLTLDIALRIRDLLNNYNDVVVRMSRSTDTDRSLSERTNDANSWGADYFLSVHINSFNTSASGYEDYIYDGLSDTSTSAQYQNVLHPEIVKVNGLVDRGKKKANFHVLRESNMPSILTENGFIDNASDAAKLKDPNWRQKVAQGHVNGLAKAFNLTAKSNSEMHRVIVDGVQVGAYEDDQNVLNAVAQYLPTASKIIIEKV; from the coding sequence ATGTTAAAACTTTATTTAGATCCAGGTCATGGTGGCACTGATTCAGGTGCAGTCGGCAATGGATTAAAGGAAAAAGACCTAACTTTAGATATCGCATTAAGAATTAGAGACTTATTGAACAACTATAATGATGTAGTCGTTAGAATGAGTAGATCTACAGATACTGATCGTTCTTTATCAGAACGTACTAACGATGCAAACTCATGGGGTGCTGACTATTTTTTATCGGTTCATATCAATTCTTTTAATACATCAGCGTCTGGTTACGAGGATTATATATACGATGGTTTGTCGGATACGTCTACTTCAGCTCAATATCAAAACGTTTTACATCCAGAAATCGTAAAGGTAAATGGTTTAGTTGATCGAGGTAAGAAGAAAGCTAATTTTCATGTATTACGTGAATCAAATATGCCATCAATTCTAACTGAAAATGGATTCATTGATAATGCCAGTGATGCAGCTAAACTAAAAGACCCAAATTGGCGTCAAAAAGTAGCGCAAGGGCATGTAAATGGATTGGCAAAAGCATTTAACTTAACAGCTAAGTCTAATTCTGAGATGCATAGAGTAATCGTCGACGGAGTACAAGTCGGAGCTTATGAAGATGATCAAAATGTACTAAATGCAGTAGCACAATATCTTCCAACAGCAAGCAAAATAATCATTGAAAAAGTTTAA
- the ggt gene encoding gamma-glutamyltransferase: MKVNEHVYSSNRNVVYARNGMVATSQPLAAQAGLDILKKGGNAVDAAIATAACLTVVEPTSNGIGGDAFALVWMNEKLYGLDSSGPAPKNISIEQVKNLGYETMPKFGWIPVTVPGAPAAWVELSNRFGRLSLKEVLQPAIEYAREGFPISPTLGKFWKMAYEIYKKELNSVEFDAWFETFAPKGRAPEVGEIWSSLDHAITLEKIAETNGQDFYKGEIADKIIASSNQHGGFLTKEDLQSFKPEWVNPISINYRGYDVWEIPPNGQGIIALMALNILKNEQFDEKENALTYHKQLEAMKLAFACGKEYVTDRKFMKTSVESLLSDQYGKERFQEISESASTPLPGRPANGGTVYLATADSDGNMVSFIQSNYMGFGSGIVIPGTGIGLQNRGHDFSLNELHANALIGGKKSYHTIIPAFLTKNNKAIGPFGVMGGYMQPQGHVQVIMNSIDFHLNPQEALDAPRWQWIEGKTIEVEPSFSQSMVVELQSKGHEVKFAKETGSFGRGQIIWRNEESGVLMGGTESRTDGCIASW; this comes from the coding sequence ATGAAAGTAAATGAACATGTTTATTCATCAAATCGTAATGTGGTGTATGCGAGAAATGGTATGGTAGCTACTTCACAACCATTGGCTGCACAAGCAGGCCTAGATATTTTAAAAAAGGGTGGGAATGCAGTTGATGCAGCAATCGCAACAGCTGCTTGTCTAACTGTTGTTGAGCCGACTTCAAATGGAATTGGTGGAGACGCATTTGCATTAGTTTGGATGAACGAAAAGCTATACGGTTTAGATTCAAGTGGACCTGCACCTAAAAATATATCGATTGAACAAGTTAAAAATTTAGGTTATGAAACGATGCCTAAATTTGGCTGGATCCCAGTGACTGTCCCTGGAGCTCCTGCTGCTTGGGTTGAGTTATCGAATCGGTTCGGAAGGCTTTCATTAAAGGAAGTGTTACAACCGGCGATTGAATATGCTCGAGAAGGTTTTCCAATTTCACCTACTTTAGGTAAGTTTTGGAAGATGGCTTATGAAATTTACAAAAAAGAACTAAATTCTGTTGAGTTTGATGCTTGGTTTGAAACGTTTGCTCCAAAGGGAAGAGCTCCAGAAGTAGGAGAAATTTGGTCATCGTTAGATCATGCAATAACGTTGGAAAAAATTGCTGAAACAAATGGGCAGGATTTTTATAAAGGAGAAATAGCAGATAAAATTATTGCATCTTCTAATCAACACGGAGGCTTTTTAACAAAAGAAGACTTACAATCTTTTAAACCAGAATGGGTAAATCCAATTAGTATAAACTATAGAGGCTATGATGTATGGGAAATTCCACCTAATGGACAAGGCATCATTGCGCTTATGGCCTTAAATATTTTGAAAAATGAACAGTTTGATGAAAAAGAGAACGCATTGACATATCATAAACAACTTGAAGCAATGAAGTTAGCCTTTGCATGTGGAAAAGAATATGTAACGGATCGGAAATTTATGAAGACTTCAGTCGAAAGCTTGCTAAGTGATCAGTATGGCAAAGAACGTTTTCAAGAAATATCTGAATCAGCAAGTACACCGTTACCAGGTAGACCAGCAAATGGTGGTACTGTTTATTTAGCAACAGCTGATAGCGATGGAAATATGGTCTCGTTTATTCAAAGTAATTATATGGGATTTGGGTCTGGGATTGTTATTCCAGGAACGGGAATCGGTTTACAAAACAGAGGGCATGATTTTAGTTTAAATGAGTTACATGCTAATGCTTTAATTGGCGGGAAAAAATCATATCATACGATTATTCCGGCATTTTTAACAAAAAATAATAAAGCTATTGGACCATTTGGTGTAATGGGTGGGTACATGCAGCCTCAAGGACATGTACAAGTAATAATGAACAGCATAGATTTCCATTTAAACCCTCAAGAAGCTCTTGATGCACCAAGATGGCAATGGATTGAAGGGAAAACGATCGAAGTTGAACCGAGTTTTTCTCAATCAATGGTAGTAGAACTTCAGTCCAAAGGTCATGAAGTCAAGTTTGCAAAAGAAACTGGTAGTTTCGGACGTGGACAAATTATCTGGAGAAATGAAGAATCCGGGGTTTTAATGGGTGGTACAGAATCGAGAACGGATGGCTGTATAGCAAGTTGGTAA
- a CDS encoding chromate transporter yields the protein MKQLSIFIAFFRSSILGYGGGPSTIPLVYKEVVDTFKWMKDEEFSEILAIGNMLPGPINTKLAGYIGYRIGGLIGMLNAIIATILPTIILMIVLLTSLTSFKDIKWVNGMKEAIVPVVGVMLGVLTWQFYQSSKKGLKTPTILIHLVVGLILIQFLHIHPAIIIGGLLLFAIFQPVKSTSREHPHKRKGSEN from the coding sequence ATGAAACAATTAAGTATATTTATCGCATTTTTTCGCAGTAGCATATTAGGATATGGTGGTGGCCCATCAACAATTCCTTTAGTTTATAAAGAAGTCGTCGATACATTTAAATGGATGAAAGATGAAGAGTTTTCAGAAATATTAGCGATTGGAAATATGCTTCCAGGACCTATTAATACAAAGTTAGCGGGTTATATTGGCTATCGAATTGGTGGTCTGATTGGAATGCTTAATGCAATTATCGCAACGATTTTACCGACGATTATTTTAATGATTGTTCTTTTAACCTCATTAACTTCATTTAAGGACATTAAATGGGTAAATGGGATGAAGGAAGCAATTGTACCTGTTGTTGGAGTGATGTTAGGCGTATTAACGTGGCAATTTTATCAAAGCTCGAAAAAAGGATTGAAAACACCAACAATCTTAATTCATTTAGTTGTAGGTTTGATTCTTATCCAATTTTTGCATATCCATCCTGCAATCATAATTGGTGGATTATTACTGTTTGCAATCTTTCAGCCAGTAAAGTCAACTTCCCGAGAACATCCTCATAAGAGGAAGGGAAGTGAAAACTGA
- a CDS encoding chromate transporter, with amino-acid sequence MIYWKLFLSFFITNLLGYGGGPATIPLIQNEVVTQKHWLTQQEFHEAFAMGNALPGPIATKMAGYIGYKIGGVFGSFIAVFATVIPSLLLMILLIRLLYKNRESIRVKRLTAYVKPTIVILLGLLTYQSFSDSFHDIGAFQVVFIAACTFFLMEKFKIHPAFVVLGALIYGAINL; translated from the coding sequence ATGATTTATTGGAAACTGTTTCTTTCTTTTTTTATAACGAATCTTTTGGGTTATGGTGGCGGACCTGCAACAATTCCGTTAATTCAAAATGAAGTAGTTACACAAAAACATTGGTTAACACAGCAAGAGTTTCATGAAGCTTTTGCGATGGGGAATGCTTTACCAGGACCGATTGCAACTAAAATGGCAGGATATATCGGATATAAAATTGGTGGGGTTTTTGGTTCGTTTATAGCAGTATTTGCGACAGTTATACCATCTTTATTATTAATGATTTTGTTAATTAGGTTATTATATAAAAATCGAGAATCAATTCGAGTAAAAAGGTTGACAGCATATGTAAAGCCTACAATCGTTATATTATTAGGCCTTTTAACATACCAATCTTTTTCAGATTCATTTCATGATATAGGCGCATTCCAAGTTGTTTTTATTGCTGCATGCACATTTTTCCTAATGGAAAAATTTAAAATTCATCCAGCTTTTGTAGTACTTGGTGCATTAATATATGGCGCAATTAATCTTTAA
- a CDS encoding SET domain-containing protein-lysine N-methyltransferase — MIEIKISTLSDGEFNRGVFATRDIAKGELIHEAPVISYPNEEHEHIEKTLLADYAFEYGINHTAILLGYGMLFNHSYEANAVYDINFDNHTFDFFAYRDIKAGEEILINYNGEVDNLDPLWFNKDYEEAIAKQEELEKEEKEKETN; from the coding sequence ATGATTGAAATTAAAATTTCTACATTAAGTGACGGCGAATTTAACAGAGGCGTTTTTGCAACACGCGATATTGCAAAAGGAGAGCTTATACACGAAGCGCCAGTAATTTCTTACCCGAACGAAGAGCATGAACATATTGAGAAAACTTTATTAGCAGATTATGCATTTGAGTATGGTATAAATCATACAGCCATTCTTCTAGGATACGGCATGCTATTCAACCATTCATATGAAGCAAATGCTGTTTACGACATTAACTTTGATAATCACACATTTGATTTCTTCGCTTACAGAGATATTAAAGCTGGTGAAGAGATTTTAATAAATTACAATGGTGAAGTAGATAATTTGGATCCGCTTTGGTTTAATAAAGATTACGAAGAAGCAATCGCAAAACAAGAAGAATTAGAAAAAGAAGAAAAAGAAAAAGAAACCAATTAA
- a CDS encoding MerR family transcriptional regulator, whose protein sequence is MEYTVQKLGHLAGISTRTLRYYDEIGILKPARINSSGYRIYGQAEVDRLQQILFYRELGMNLENIKEIVTSPNFNSSKALKEHREQLLDKRKQLDLLISNVEKSIAQKEGRTIMTNKEKFEGFKKDMIEENEKQYGKEAREKYGDEAVNKANQKVMNMTEEEHKEVTRLSEELTKTLAEAFNIGDPSSEIAQKAADLHKQWLSFYWSKYSKEAHAGLAQMYVDDERFRAYYDKEQPGTAEFLRDAIQIYTNNIK, encoded by the coding sequence ATGGAGTATACAGTTCAAAAGCTTGGACATTTAGCAGGAATCAGCACTAGGACTCTTAGATATTATGATGAGATTGGTATTCTTAAGCCGGCAAGAATAAACTCATCTGGATATCGTATATATGGTCAAGCGGAAGTAGATCGATTACAGCAAATTCTATTTTATAGAGAACTAGGGATGAATTTAGAAAATATAAAAGAAATTGTTACATCACCGAATTTTAACAGTTCCAAAGCTTTAAAAGAACATCGTGAACAGCTTCTTGATAAAAGAAAGCAATTGGATTTATTAATTTCAAATGTAGAAAAGTCAATTGCTCAAAAGGAAGGGAGAACTATTATGACTAATAAAGAAAAATTTGAAGGCTTTAAGAAAGATATGATAGAAGAGAATGAAAAGCAATATGGTAAAGAAGCACGTGAAAAGTATGGGGATGAAGCTGTTAACAAAGCAAACCAAAAAGTAATGAATATGACAGAGGAAGAACATAAAGAAGTAACGCGACTATCTGAAGAGTTGACAAAAACATTAGCCGAAGCATTTAATATAGGTGACCCATCTAGTGAGATTGCACAAAAAGCAGCTGATTTGCATAAGCAGTGGTTAAGTTTCTACTGGAGTAAGTATAGTAAGGAAGCTCACGCTGGATTAGCACAGATGTATGTTGATGATGAACGCTTTCGAGCATACTATGATAAAGAACAACCTGGAACAGCTGAATTTTTAAGAGATGCCATTCAGATCTACACAAATAATATAAAATAA
- a CDS encoding NAD(P)/FAD-dependent oxidoreductase → MNELYECIIIGGGFAGLQASIQLGRYQRKVLVIDSNYGRSTLCKSYRNILGWPTGISGQQLRQLGRKHAENYGISFLEDKVISVQNVNNHYKMETIAGKSYSAKTILLATGLIDRFPQINNLVDCLGSTIFVCPDCDGYEVLNKSVIILGSGDVGAELAITLTYWSNQITYINHEGNELTPDLHERLMKNGIQYRKENIKEVLKDGVSTFNGICLQSGEKIYGERAFIAFGGNEVQNSLAIQLGVKMLNNKHVIVDTRTKETNITNVWAAGDLVTHSQQVTIAMGEGTQAAVWIHKRLLEMNVSHP, encoded by the coding sequence ATGAACGAATTATACGAATGTATCATTATTGGAGGAGGCTTTGCAGGATTACAAGCATCCATTCAGCTTGGAAGATACCAAAGGAAAGTACTTGTAATAGACTCAAATTATGGTCGTTCAACATTATGTAAATCATATCGGAATATATTAGGATGGCCAACTGGGATTAGTGGACAACAACTAAGGCAACTAGGAAGAAAACATGCTGAAAATTACGGCATATCTTTTCTTGAAGATAAAGTGATCAGTGTACAAAATGTAAACAATCACTACAAAATGGAGACGATTGCTGGAAAGTCTTATTCTGCCAAAACAATATTATTGGCGACTGGGCTAATTGATCGATTTCCACAAATTAATAATTTAGTCGATTGTCTTGGGTCTACTATATTCGTTTGCCCAGATTGCGATGGATATGAAGTTTTAAATAAAAGTGTAATCATACTAGGATCTGGAGATGTAGGTGCTGAACTTGCCATTACATTAACTTATTGGTCAAATCAAATTACATATATTAATCACGAAGGTAATGAATTAACTCCAGATTTACACGAGCGACTTATGAAAAATGGGATTCAATACCGAAAAGAAAATATCAAAGAAGTTCTAAAAGATGGAGTTTCTACGTTTAATGGCATTTGTTTACAAAGCGGTGAAAAAATTTATGGAGAGCGAGCTTTCATTGCCTTCGGTGGAAATGAAGTACAAAACAGTCTTGCAATTCAACTAGGCGTAAAAATGCTAAATAACAAGCATGTCATTGTAGACACCCGAACAAAAGAGACAAATATAACAAATGTATGGGCAGCAGGTGATCTTGTGACCCATTCACAACAGGTCACAATCGCAATGGGCGAAGGAACCCAAGCCGCTGTCTGGATTCATAAAAGACTATTAGAAATGAATGTGAGTCATCCATGA
- a CDS encoding EamA family transporter, which translates to MSTNKIALSNSRTKGIILVLTAAILWGISGTVAQFLFQKNHFSPEWLVVVRLLFSGIILLIFASLKEKKNISEIWKNKKDVISLFLFSIFGMLAVQYTYFAAIKNSNAATATILQYLAPVIITWYLAMRLKKMPTTKEIFAVILALVGTLLLVTHGTIKGLSITGWALLWGLASAFSLAFYSLQPQNLLKKYGSTIVVGWGMLIGGICFSFINSPFHFQGHWSISAYFAVIFIVIFGTLIAFYCYLESLKYINASESSLLACVEPLSAAVLSVIWLNVNFELVDWIGSLCIISTIVILSITDHKVEA; encoded by the coding sequence ATGAGTACAAATAAGATTGCACTATCAAATTCAAGAACAAAAGGAATTATTCTCGTATTAACTGCGGCCATTTTATGGGGAATTTCTGGAACTGTGGCACAGTTTTTATTTCAAAAAAATCATTTTAGTCCAGAATGGTTAGTTGTTGTCAGATTGCTTTTTTCGGGTATCATTTTACTAATTTTTGCTAGTTTAAAGGAAAAGAAAAATATTAGTGAAATTTGGAAAAATAAAAAGGATGTCATAAGTTTATTTTTATTTAGTATTTTTGGAATGCTAGCGGTTCAATATACATATTTTGCAGCAATTAAAAATTCAAATGCTGCTACAGCGACTATTTTGCAATATTTAGCTCCAGTTATCATTACTTGGTATTTGGCAATGCGTTTAAAAAAAATGCCTACTACTAAAGAGATATTTGCTGTCATTTTAGCACTTGTCGGTACATTGTTATTAGTAACACACGGAACGATTAAAGGACTATCTATTACTGGTTGGGCACTATTGTGGGGGCTAGCATCTGCATTTTCTTTAGCATTCTATTCTTTGCAACCTCAAAATCTTTTAAAAAAATATGGGTCAACAATCGTAGTAGGGTGGGGAATGCTAATTGGAGGAATTTGTTTCAGTTTCATCAACTCACCTTTTCATTTTCAAGGTCACTGGTCAATTAGTGCATATTTCGCAGTGATTTTTATTGTTATTTTTGGGACATTAATTGCTTTTTACTGCTATTTAGAGAGTTTAAAATATATTAATGCTTCTGAGTCTAGCTTACTTGCTTGTGTTGAACCATTATCTGCTGCAGTGTTATCTGTAATTTGGCTAAATGTAAATTTTGAATTAGTAGACTGGATCGGAAGCCTATGTATTATTAGTACTATCGTTATATTATCGATTACTGATCACAAGGTCGAAGCTTAA
- a CDS encoding AraC family transcriptional regulator translates to MAWVESLQKAIDYIEDNLLHELTIEEISKQANSSVFHFQRTFSILTDINIAEYIRRRRLTLAANELTTTDLKIIDIALKYGYDSPESFSKAFRRQHGVTPSEARKFIGKLKSYNRLVIQVSLKGAEPMQFNIVEKSAFQVVGVKKEFSFLNDQQQQLIPKMWEEVNSNGTSDRLYELNNGDIKGVLGVCMMNEEQKSKNLLEYWVAAVHEGETPEGFDHHEISASKWAVFGVHGAMPSAMQDAWKKIFSEWFPSSGYTHAGIPEFELYPEGNPFSEDYYSEIWIPVK, encoded by the coding sequence ATGGCTTGGGTTGAATCATTACAAAAGGCAATTGATTATATCGAAGACAATTTACTACACGAGTTAACGATTGAAGAGATTTCTAAGCAAGCAAATTCTTCAGTATTTCATTTTCAGCGAACATTTTCTATATTAACAGATATAAATATTGCTGAGTATATAAGGCGGAGAAGGCTGACATTAGCTGCAAATGAATTAACAACAACAGATCTAAAAATAATTGATATCGCCTTGAAATATGGATATGACTCTCCTGAATCTTTTTCAAAGGCATTTCGAAGACAGCATGGTGTAACGCCAAGTGAAGCAAGAAAGTTTATCGGAAAACTAAAATCGTATAACCGCCTTGTCATTCAGGTGAGTTTGAAGGGAGCAGAACCAATGCAGTTTAATATTGTAGAAAAAAGTGCTTTTCAAGTAGTTGGAGTGAAAAAAGAGTTTTCATTTCTAAATGACCAACAACAGCAGTTGATTCCTAAAATGTGGGAAGAAGTTAATTCAAATGGTACGAGTGACCGTTTGTATGAATTAAATAATGGTGATATTAAAGGTGTGCTAGGTGTTTGTATGATGAATGAGGAGCAAAAATCAAAAAATCTACTAGAATATTGGGTTGCAGCCGTGCATGAAGGTGAAACACCAGAGGGATTTGATCATCATGAAATATCTGCTTCAAAATGGGCCGTATTTGGTGTCCATGGGGCAATGCCAAGTGCAATGCAAGATGCATGGAAAAAAATATTTTCGGAATGGTTCCCTTCAAGTGGTTATACGCATGCAGGAATTCCTGAATTTGAACTTTATCCAGAAGGAAATCCATTTAGTGAAGACTATTATTCTGAAATTTGGATCCCAGTTAAATAA
- a CDS encoding Gfo/Idh/MocA family oxidoreductase: MIKVGIIGLGAIAQRLIPLFSNHPETKIVAICDTLQVRVQEISNQLESVQSFTNHLEMLENTELDLVYVTVPPKYHYTVVSDVISKGINVLCEKPLANSTEEALALFTQAKEKGIFQAMNFPLNYNVGSKSFAGLVKSGYVGNIRRVELKMRFPNWPRLWQQNEWVATKEQGGYVLEVGVHYIQQIQKIFGKMKVITKHVQYPTDPLASENGIIAFLELEDGTPVLIDGLSQIAGEEEIKFTAYGSEGTISLVNWADLEGGKFGEPIRPIESDQTLADSLINNLVKALKGEEATIIDFSEGYEAQVVLESLRG, from the coding sequence ATGATAAAAGTTGGTATTATTGGTCTTGGCGCAATTGCCCAAAGATTAATTCCTTTATTTTCAAATCATCCAGAAACAAAAATTGTAGCAATTTGTGACACATTACAAGTTAGAGTTCAAGAAATTAGTAATCAACTAGAGTCTGTTCAATCATTTACAAATCATCTTGAAATGCTTGAAAATACCGAACTAGACCTAGTTTACGTTACAGTACCTCCGAAATATCACTATACAGTCGTATCTGATGTAATTTCAAAAGGAATAAATGTTTTATGCGAAAAGCCTCTAGCGAACTCAACTGAGGAAGCATTAGCACTATTTACGCAAGCAAAAGAAAAAGGCATTTTTCAAGCAATGAACTTTCCTCTAAACTACAATGTTGGAAGTAAGTCCTTTGCTGGCTTAGTTAAATCAGGATATGTTGGGAACATAAGAAGAGTCGAACTCAAAATGCGTTTTCCAAATTGGCCAAGACTTTGGCAACAAAATGAATGGGTTGCTACGAAAGAACAAGGTGGCTATGTTTTAGAGGTTGGTGTCCATTACATACAACAAATCCAAAAGATATTTGGTAAGATGAAAGTCATTACAAAGCATGTTCAATATCCCACTGACCCACTAGCATCTGAAAATGGGATCATTGCCTTTCTTGAATTAGAAGATGGAACGCCTGTATTAATAGACGGCTTAAGCCAAATTGCGGGTGAAGAAGAAATTAAATTTACAGCTTATGGATCAGAAGGAACTATTTCATTAGTTAATTGGGCTGATCTAGAAGGTGGAAAATTTGGTGAACCTATTAGGCCTATTGAATCCGATCAAACATTAGCAGATTCATTAATTAATAATTTAGTAAAAGCCCTTAAAGGTGAAGAAGCAACTATCATTGATTTCTCAGAAGGGTACGAGGCACAAGTAGTTTTAGAATCATTACGCGGATAA